The following proteins are co-located in the Leptospira weilii genome:
- a CDS encoding TIGR04325 family methyltransferase, with amino-acid sequence MGLRSHIKKIAYKLLPPIIWDLLTFGKRKFYKRVKFKIRGGILRNGFNGLYKTWDEAAALCGSYDSGQIIEKCKQSLLKVKQGEAVYERDSVLFNKIQYSWPLLAGLLYSATKSNSGLDVLDFGGSLGSSYYQNRNFLQGIQRLSWNIVEQSNFVQVGKKHFEDDILSFYDSIESCINDKDRKINVFLASSSLPYVKDPFALIKKIINYNFPYIIIDRTYFIDLPNSIVSVQRVSPEIYDVSYPAWFFNSEEFVSLFQVKYDLIADFNSYLQVTDILEGISTREMGMIFEFRKSL; translated from the coding sequence ATGGGTTTGCGAAGTCATATAAAGAAAATAGCATATAAACTTTTACCTCCTATTATTTGGGATTTGTTAACTTTCGGAAAGAGAAAATTTTATAAACGAGTTAAATTCAAAATACGAGGTGGAATTCTTCGCAACGGTTTCAACGGACTGTATAAAACTTGGGATGAGGCAGCGGCATTGTGTGGATCTTACGATTCAGGGCAGATTATCGAAAAGTGCAAACAATCACTGTTGAAAGTGAAACAAGGAGAAGCAGTTTACGAAAGAGATTCTGTATTATTCAACAAAATTCAATATTCTTGGCCGTTGCTTGCTGGTTTGCTTTATTCGGCGACTAAGTCCAATTCAGGGTTGGATGTTTTAGATTTTGGAGGATCCTTAGGAAGTAGTTATTATCAGAATAGAAACTTTTTACAAGGAATACAAAGATTATCTTGGAATATAGTAGAACAATCTAATTTTGTTCAAGTTGGTAAAAAACACTTCGAAGACGATATCCTAAGTTTTTATGATTCCATCGAATCCTGTATTAACGATAAAGATCGAAAAATTAATGTATTTTTAGCATCCAGCTCCCTTCCATATGTGAAAGATCCTTTTGCATTAATCAAAAAAATAATCAATTACAATTTTCCTTATATTATAATAGATAGGACCTATTTTATAGACTTGCCGAATTCTATCGTGTCCGTGCAACGTGTTTCTCCTGAAATTTACGATGTTTCTTACCCCGCTTGGTTTTTTAATTCGGAAGAATTCGTTTCTTTGTTTCAAGTTAAATATGATTTAATTGCAGATTTTAATAGTTATTTGCAAGTCACGGATATCTTGGAAGGAATATCGACCCGGGAAATGGGAATGATTTTTGAATTCAGAAAATCTTTATAG
- a CDS encoding glycosyltransferase family A protein, translating to MKLAPIALFVYNRPEHTKRTIDSLSRNDNADQSELFVFCDGPKSNSNMDKIKEVRSIVKKVAGFKKVFVYEKETNAGLSKSIISGVTELVEKYGEVIVLEDDMVTSKYFLTYLNHGLEYYKNVDRVVSIHAYRLPFVAETPETYFLRGADCWGWATWKRGWDLFEADGRKLLNKLISENLIYEFDMQGSYPYTIMLKDQIAGKNDSWAIRWYASTFLQNKLTLYPARSLVFNIGLDASGTHCDVTNEYDVDLSLSPIRIEKIKIEEDVKVRNLYRDYFRKLNRASLKDRIFDRAMRFIKRFG from the coding sequence ATGAAATTAGCCCCGATCGCACTGTTTGTTTATAATAGACCGGAACATACAAAAAGAACCATTGATTCTTTATCAAGAAATGACAATGCAGATCAGTCGGAGCTATTCGTATTTTGTGATGGGCCTAAGTCCAATTCGAATATGGATAAGATCAAAGAAGTCAGGTCAATTGTCAAAAAAGTCGCAGGTTTCAAAAAAGTCTTCGTCTATGAAAAGGAAACAAATGCCGGATTATCCAAATCCATTATATCAGGAGTGACTGAACTCGTAGAAAAGTATGGAGAAGTTATCGTTTTAGAAGACGATATGGTTACTTCGAAATATTTTTTAACTTATTTAAATCATGGATTGGAATATTATAAAAATGTAGATCGCGTGGTTTCGATACACGCTTATCGCCTGCCGTTCGTAGCAGAAACGCCCGAGACGTATTTTTTAAGGGGGGCCGATTGTTGGGGATGGGCGACTTGGAAAAGAGGATGGGATTTATTCGAAGCCGACGGGCGAAAACTTTTAAATAAATTAATTTCGGAAAATCTAATATATGAATTTGATATGCAAGGATCGTATCCTTATACTATAATGTTAAAGGATCAGATTGCGGGCAAGAACGATTCCTGGGCGATCCGATGGTATGCATCCACCTTTTTACAAAATAAATTAACGTTGTATCCCGCAAGATCTCTAGTATTTAACATCGGGTTGGATGCTTCCGGGACACATTGCGATGTAACGAATGAATATGACGTTGATTTGAGTTTGTCGCCGATCCGAATCGAAAAAATTAAAATCGAAGAGGACGTTAAAGTAAGGAATTTGTATCGAGACTATTTTCGTAAACTTAATCGAGCGAGTCTTAAAGACAGGATTTTCGATCGGGCGATGCGTTTTATAAAACGATTTGGCTGA
- a CDS encoding flippase, which translates to MLQKLYSHYPNLEKILHNSGWLFFDKIFRMGMGMFLGVWIARYLGPDSYGKLNYVIAYIALIGSFTNLGLDGVVVRELIKEKAHKEEIISTSFLLQLIAGIIAFAGAILFIPLLRPDESDLFWMVFLIGLTLIFRAVGVVKYWYEAQVLSKYFVWLDNGLFVVFSGIRILLILNDLGIFAFIWVGLIESFISLFGYSLLYKYHNGSLSVLHANWRRARALLRDSWMLLLSGLAVIVYMRIDQIMIGQMMGDEAVGVYTAAVKISEVWYFIPMTVASSIFPAILKAKEFSQKLYLERLGLLHSFMFLLALMIAIPMTFLSDPIIRLFFGEKFLEAGTILAIHIWAGIFVFLGVASSRYYLTENLPKGELYKSISGCLTNIILNYFLIPLYGIKGAAIATVISQFVASTLFNLLFKRTREIFFIQLKSVFFWKTLSRLNHLRNRLLKDG; encoded by the coding sequence ATGTTACAAAAGCTTTACTCCCATTATCCCAATCTGGAAAAAATTCTACACAACAGTGGTTGGCTGTTTTTCGATAAAATTTTCAGAATGGGCATGGGAATGTTCTTGGGAGTTTGGATCGCCCGTTATCTAGGACCTGATAGTTATGGAAAGTTAAATTATGTAATCGCATATATCGCGTTGATCGGCAGTTTTACAAATTTAGGACTCGATGGGGTTGTTGTAAGGGAGCTCATTAAGGAAAAAGCCCATAAAGAAGAGATCATTTCAACCTCGTTTTTACTACAACTTATCGCTGGAATAATTGCATTTGCGGGAGCAATTTTATTCATACCCCTTCTTAGACCCGATGAGTCGGATCTATTTTGGATGGTATTTCTTATCGGACTAACTTTAATTTTTCGGGCCGTCGGTGTCGTAAAGTATTGGTACGAAGCGCAAGTGCTGTCCAAATATTTTGTGTGGCTTGACAACGGGTTGTTTGTCGTATTTTCCGGAATAAGGATTTTGTTGATTTTGAACGATTTGGGAATATTTGCGTTCATTTGGGTCGGACTAATTGAATCATTTATTAGCTTATTCGGTTATTCTTTATTATATAAATATCATAATGGATCCTTATCTGTACTCCATGCGAATTGGAGAAGAGCGCGCGCATTATTGAGAGACAGTTGGATGTTATTGCTATCCGGACTTGCCGTAATCGTATATATGCGGATCGATCAGATTATGATTGGTCAAATGATGGGAGACGAAGCGGTCGGAGTATATACCGCGGCGGTTAAAATTAGCGAAGTTTGGTATTTTATTCCTATGACGGTCGCGTCATCGATATTTCCCGCAATATTAAAAGCAAAAGAATTCAGTCAAAAGTTATATTTGGAAAGATTAGGTCTTTTGCATTCGTTTATGTTTTTACTGGCCTTGATGATAGCAATCCCGATGACATTTTTATCGGATCCGATTATACGTCTATTTTTCGGAGAGAAATTTTTGGAAGCAGGAACCATATTGGCGATTCATATTTGGGCTGGAATTTTTGTTTTTTTAGGAGTAGCAAGCAGTCGATATTATTTAACGGAAAATTTACCAAAAGGTGAATTGTATAAAAGTATATCTGGCTGTTTGACGAATATAATTCTAAATTATTTTTTGATTCCACTCTACGGAATTAAGGGAGCCGCCATCGCTACCGTAATTTCCCAATTTGTAGCTAGCACTTTATTTAATCTTCTATTCAAACGTACTCGCGAAATATTTTTTATCCAATTAAAATCAGTTTTCTTTTGGAAAACGCTCAGTCGCCTCAATCATCTTAGAAATCGGTTACTTAAGGATGGTTGA
- the tnpB gene encoding IS66 family insertion sequence element accessory protein TnpB (TnpB, as the term is used for proteins encoded by IS66 family insertion elements, is considered an accessory protein, since TnpC, encoded by a neighboring gene, is a DDE family transposase.) — MELNPGNRKVYLRPGVTDLRKSINTLAMIVEGKMKKDPYEESLFLFCNRKKDKMLYWDRSGFCLWQKRLEESKFPWPNTEEEVQKIPVERFDWLLNGIDFFKEHKKLKYKKVS; from the coding sequence ATGGAGCTAAATCCTGGCAATAGAAAAGTGTATTTGCGACCTGGAGTCACGGATTTAAGAAAGTCGATCAATACACTTGCGATGATCGTAGAAGGTAAAATGAAGAAAGATCCGTATGAAGAGAGCCTATTTTTATTCTGCAATCGCAAGAAAGACAAAATGCTCTACTGGGACAGGAGTGGATTTTGTCTTTGGCAGAAGAGATTGGAGGAAAGTAAATTTCCTTGGCCGAATACGGAGGAAGAAGTTCAAAAGATTCCTGTGGAAAGATTTGATTGGCTGTTGAATGGGATCGATTTCTTTAAAGAGCACAAGAAATTAAAATACAAAAAAGTAAGCTGA
- the tnpA gene encoding IS66 family insertion sequence element accessory protein TnpA — MKKTTIDWPKEFEAFSKSGLSQPQYCKERRLKYTTFRYHWERRLKKQDKDGFVEIPSSVVKDDLTCGPEFLIFKIDSSGKAHLAINLQLGLKQWS, encoded by the coding sequence ATGAAAAAAACGACTATCGACTGGCCAAAAGAGTTTGAGGCATTTTCCAAAAGCGGGCTATCCCAGCCTCAGTATTGTAAAGAAAGGCGACTCAAATACACAACGTTCCGCTACCATTGGGAGAGACGATTAAAAAAACAGGACAAAGACGGCTTTGTAGAAATTCCGTCCTCAGTGGTGAAAGACGACCTAACATGCGGACCTGAATTTTTAATCTTTAAAATAGATTCATCAGGCAAGGCACATCTCGCAATCAATCTTCAACTTGGTTTAAAGCAATGGAGCTAA
- a CDS encoding IS630 family transposase yields the protein MQRLEREKLKRLEKRRLKGIRLLEKGYTCYRVSKELGVSKQSVMRWRDKYESEGIEGVKWNGQRGRPTKLSISEKKELKRIILKGPISNGYPNELWSTYRVLEIIRKEFGVTYHQDYVGTLLHQLGFSYQKPKKRALERDEKAIETWKTKTWPDIKKAQEKGHRIVFLDESGISQNPYTVKTWSLIGKTPILRHKMSWKKLSVIGAISKKDFHFQIIRGSVKSWDLIYFLNILLKENRKKILIVWDNLSAHKSKAMNEFLKENEKRLRVEFLPPYAPELNPQEYIWCRWKKNYMANFCPENLSQLIQRTKSTLGILKSNTISFDSYWRQAGI from the coding sequence ATGCAAAGATTAGAGCGGGAAAAATTAAAGCGCTTGGAAAAGCGTAGGTTGAAGGGAATTCGTTTACTTGAGAAGGGCTATACATGTTATAGAGTAAGCAAAGAACTTGGAGTAAGTAAGCAATCGGTAATGCGTTGGCGAGATAAATATGAATCGGAAGGAATCGAAGGAGTAAAATGGAATGGCCAACGAGGTCGACCGACCAAATTGAGCATTTCAGAGAAGAAAGAATTAAAAAGAATCATCTTAAAAGGCCCGATCAGTAACGGTTATCCGAATGAACTCTGGTCAACGTATCGCGTATTGGAAATCATACGAAAAGAATTCGGAGTAACATATCATCAAGATTATGTGGGAACTCTCTTGCATCAATTAGGGTTTTCGTATCAAAAACCTAAAAAAAGAGCGTTGGAAAGAGATGAAAAGGCAATTGAAACTTGGAAAACGAAAACTTGGCCGGATATAAAAAAAGCGCAGGAAAAAGGGCATAGGATCGTATTTTTAGATGAAAGCGGAATCAGTCAAAATCCGTATACGGTAAAGACTTGGAGCTTAATCGGAAAGACACCGATTCTTCGTCACAAGATGTCTTGGAAAAAGTTATCAGTAATAGGCGCTATTTCTAAAAAAGATTTTCACTTTCAGATCATAAGAGGCTCTGTTAAAAGCTGGGATCTTATTTATTTTTTAAATATACTTCTAAAGGAAAATCGCAAAAAGATTTTAATAGTCTGGGATAATCTATCTGCTCATAAAAGCAAAGCAATGAATGAATTTTTAAAAGAGAATGAGAAAAGGCTTCGAGTGGAATTTTTGCCTCCTTATGCTCCGGAGTTAAATCCGCAAGAATATATCTGGTGTCGTTGGAAGAAAAACTATATGGCTAATTTTTGTCCGGAGAATCTTAGCCAATTGATTCAAAGAACTAAATCTACTTTAGGAATATTGAAATCAAATACAATCAGTTTCGATAGTTATTGGAGACAAGCTGGTATTTAG
- a CDS encoding O-antigen polymerase, with translation MSLIIFVLGVLNLAFSYLFLKKTSWILLLIQAYWFFWMFLSSFSLTGLFIPSDYTYSLYIILLSSVTAGAGVAKFWDIKTQNKTRLMPRSLFGLLTKGKEKYYFYFILIFIFPIVLFFLSKSIYINLKSDTMHSSIFRDYAYGVYGESILFGKNKYLYYYSLVVTPIIFASLFLGAAFYLRLKKMRILILGAILTIMETLMFLGRFGFYYVLIVLILVLMIKVFRNCKSLLNSISLIYIFIATCILFGVFFISALRNSNQQFDFREFLNIYIIDYHTESFSIFDSELRDEKSLLHERTYGRASLGTLESSFSVALAFFRIPLRIQAQSDLIGGYLNKNRIIGYSKDGRPKEYNAFGSVLFTLYKDGGIPFIIGMGILFGFCVAKFSKSFISLNPYYVSLLASLFFIGIFGIFKPVMAEQITQTIFILWFIWLI, from the coding sequence ATGTCGCTTATTATATTTGTGCTTGGCGTTTTAAATTTGGCATTTTCTTATCTGTTCTTGAAAAAAACAAGCTGGATTCTTCTTTTAATCCAAGCCTATTGGTTTTTTTGGATGTTTTTGTCTTCGTTTTCTTTAACTGGACTTTTTATCCCTTCCGATTACACATATTCTCTTTACATCATACTTTTATCTTCGGTGACAGCGGGAGCTGGTGTTGCGAAATTTTGGGATATAAAGACGCAGAATAAAACTCGCCTTATGCCTCGTTCTTTGTTTGGTCTGCTCACAAAAGGTAAGGAGAAATATTATTTTTACTTTATTCTGATTTTTATATTTCCGATCGTTTTGTTTTTTTTATCAAAATCAATTTATATCAACTTGAAATCGGATACAATGCATTCGTCCATATTTAGAGATTATGCATACGGAGTCTACGGCGAGTCGATTTTGTTCGGGAAGAATAAATATTTATATTATTATTCTTTAGTAGTAACTCCAATTATTTTTGCATCTTTGTTTTTAGGTGCGGCGTTTTATTTACGATTAAAAAAAATGCGAATTTTGATTTTAGGCGCGATTCTTACGATAATGGAAACATTGATGTTTTTGGGTCGCTTTGGATTTTATTACGTTCTAATTGTTCTGATTTTGGTTTTGATGATTAAAGTTTTTAGAAATTGTAAAAGCTTGTTGAACTCTATCAGTTTAATTTATATTTTCATTGCTACATGTATCTTGTTTGGAGTTTTTTTTATAAGTGCTCTAAGAAATTCGAATCAGCAATTTGATTTCCGCGAATTTTTAAATATCTATATTATCGATTATCACACAGAGTCTTTTTCCATATTCGATAGCGAGTTGAGGGACGAAAAATCACTGCTACATGAAAGGACGTATGGAAGAGCTTCGTTAGGGACTCTAGAAAGTAGCTTTTCGGTTGCCTTAGCATTTTTTCGCATACCACTACGTATACAAGCACAGAGCGATTTGATTGGAGGGTATTTAAATAAAAATAGGATTATAGGATACTCGAAAGACGGAAGACCTAAAGAATATAATGCCTTCGGCTCTGTACTTTTCACTCTTTATAAGGATGGGGGGATTCCTTTTATTATTGGGATGGGAATTCTCTTTGGATTTTGCGTGGCTAAATTTTCAAAGTCATTTATTTCGCTTAATCCATATTATGTTTCTCTTTTGGCTTCTTTATTTTTTATCGGAATTTTTGGTATTTTTAAACCTGTAATGGCAGAACAGATTACTCAAACTATATTCATATTATGGTTCATTTGGCTTATTTGA
- a CDS encoding sugar transferase has translation MYVRRHSRIHEQVLLSNTFQLLTGAVLILVITVIPRWGLEFWKHIDTNSSNTLIGVLISFSIMATSLRKLFKYPGAQSSAYILPSVAIIYGLMMLIYLLMRLDYSIQGMILGAVVTLVWCYIGYFLGHRYRKQRFALIPFGEALDFPSLHGTEFVFLQKPDLEKQRFDGVVADLLSEGLTPDWEKFLAKCTLSRIPVYHTKQIIESLTGRVKINHLSENELGTLLPSIFYERIKRFIDFLMAVVLIPFLTPILLITSVLIRIESRGPAFFLQKRMGFRGRPFTVIKFRTMSQDIKGKGFTEGENDPRITKLGKYLRKYRIDELPQIFNVLLGDMSFIGPRPESMELSEWYEKDVPFFAYRHVVRPGISGWAQVEQGYAAEVDGMNVKLEYDFYYIKNFSFWLDILVTFKTVKTILTGFGAR, from the coding sequence ATGTACGTTAGGCGTCATTCTAGGATTCATGAACAAGTATTACTTAGTAATACTTTCCAGCTTTTGACCGGGGCCGTTTTGATTTTAGTGATCACGGTGATTCCAAGATGGGGATTGGAATTTTGGAAACATATCGATACGAATAGTTCTAATACTCTCATCGGAGTATTGATTTCTTTTTCCATTATGGCGACTTCTCTTCGGAAGTTGTTTAAATATCCAGGGGCGCAATCTTCCGCATATATCCTCCCTTCCGTCGCGATAATTTATGGCCTCATGATGTTGATCTATTTACTGATGCGTTTGGATTATAGCATCCAAGGGATGATTCTCGGAGCTGTAGTAACTCTTGTTTGGTGTTATATTGGATATTTCTTAGGTCATCGATATAGAAAACAGAGATTTGCCTTGATCCCATTCGGAGAGGCGCTTGATTTTCCTAGTCTTCACGGAACGGAGTTCGTTTTTTTACAAAAGCCGGACCTCGAAAAACAACGATTTGACGGAGTGGTTGCCGATTTACTGTCCGAAGGTTTAACTCCGGATTGGGAAAAGTTTTTGGCCAAGTGTACACTTTCTAGAATTCCGGTTTATCATACGAAACAGATTATAGAATCGTTAACCGGAAGAGTGAAAATCAATCATCTTTCGGAAAATGAGTTAGGAACTCTTTTGCCGTCCATTTTTTATGAAAGAATAAAACGTTTCATTGATTTTCTTATGGCGGTCGTTTTAATTCCTTTTTTAACTCCCATACTTTTGATCACTTCCGTTTTGATTCGTATAGAAAGTAGAGGCCCGGCATTTTTTCTTCAAAAACGTATGGGGTTTCGCGGTAGACCGTTTACGGTCATAAAATTCAGGACGATGTCCCAAGATATAAAGGGAAAAGGATTTACGGAAGGGGAAAACGATCCACGTATCACTAAGTTGGGTAAGTATCTGAGGAAATATAGAATCGACGAACTTCCTCAGATTTTTAACGTTTTATTAGGCGATATGAGTTTTATCGGTCCGCGGCCGGAGTCTATGGAACTTTCGGAATGGTATGAAAAAGACGTTCCTTTTTTTGCTTATAGGCACGTGGTTCGCCCAGGAATTTCGGGATGGGCGCAGGTGGAGCAAGGATACGCCGCAGAAGTGGACGGAATGAACGTAAAGTTAGAGTATGATTTTTATTATATAAAGAATTTTTCATTTTGGCTCGACATCTTGGTCACGTTTAAAACAGTTAAGACGATTTTGACGGGCTTTGGAGCTAGGTAG
- a CDS encoding glycosyltransferase family 4 protein — translation MRICIVIDDYLPGSVKVAAKMMHELALEFVSRNHEVTVVTPGADLSVPFRLDELDRVKVLRFRSGPIKNISKFKRLINEVLLSKRSWKSLKNYLISNPQDYIIYYSPSIFWGNLTFRLKRLWRVPSYLILRDFFPQWIIDNGLIREKSLIAYFFEYYEKLNYRAANRIGIQSPANMEWFAKKFPEFKNIQLLYNWATDSNLVLNQGNFYRKRLNLEDKVVFFYGGNIGQAQDMRNILRLAKRMQFHSEAHFLLVGAGDEFDLVKKTLYSESISNMTLLDSVSQEEYKKMLSEFDVGLFTLSAKHQTHNFPGKILEYMRQRKPILGSVNPGNDLQEVIHSAGAGFVSISGQEKLFYENAFKFLNPKVRKECGKNSESLLKQKFSVNSAADMILSSYEKSY, via the coding sequence ATGAGAATTTGCATCGTCATAGATGATTATCTTCCGGGTAGTGTCAAGGTCGCTGCGAAGATGATGCATGAACTGGCGCTGGAGTTTGTTTCGAGAAATCATGAAGTTACCGTCGTCACTCCGGGGGCTGATCTATCTGTTCCGTTTCGTCTGGACGAATTGGATCGAGTCAAAGTTCTGCGTTTTCGTTCTGGTCCGATTAAGAATATTTCGAAATTCAAAAGATTGATAAACGAAGTTTTACTTTCTAAGAGATCTTGGAAATCATTAAAGAATTATCTTATCTCAAATCCACAAGATTATATAATCTATTATTCTCCTTCCATTTTTTGGGGAAATTTGACGTTTCGGCTGAAAAGGCTTTGGAGAGTTCCTTCTTATTTAATACTAAGAGATTTTTTTCCACAATGGATCATTGACAACGGTTTGATTCGTGAAAAATCTTTAATAGCGTATTTTTTTGAATATTATGAAAAATTAAATTATAGAGCCGCAAATAGAATAGGTATTCAATCTCCCGCAAACATGGAATGGTTCGCTAAAAAGTTTCCGGAATTTAAAAATATTCAACTTCTCTACAATTGGGCCACCGACTCAAACTTGGTATTGAATCAAGGAAATTTTTATCGCAAAAGATTGAATTTAGAAGATAAGGTCGTTTTTTTTTACGGTGGAAATATCGGCCAAGCGCAGGATATGAGGAATATTCTGCGTCTTGCAAAACGAATGCAATTTCATTCGGAAGCGCATTTTCTGTTGGTCGGTGCCGGGGATGAATTCGATTTGGTGAAGAAAACGTTGTATTCAGAAAGTATTTCGAATATGACTTTGCTCGATTCCGTTTCTCAAGAAGAATATAAGAAAATGCTATCGGAATTCGACGTGGGTCTGTTTACTCTTAGTGCAAAACATCAAACCCACAACTTTCCGGGTAAAATACTCGAATATATGCGTCAAAGAAAGCCGATTTTAGGATCCGTAAATCCTGGGAATGATTTGCAAGAGGTTATTCATTCTGCAGGAGCGGGTTTTGTCTCCATATCAGGACAGGAGAAACTGTTCTATGAAAATGCATTCAAATTTTTGAATCCGAAAGTTCGTAAAGAATGCGGAAAAAACTCTGAAAGTTTATTGAAACAAAAATTTTCCGTAAATTCCGCAGCGGATATGATCCTAAGTTCGTACGAAAAATCATATTAG
- the wecB gene encoding non-hydrolyzing UDP-N-acetylglucosamine 2-epimerase — MKKLKVSTIIGTRPEIIRLSRVLAKLDQYCDHTIIHTGQNYDYELNEIFFQDLEIRKPDHFLNAAGVTGAATIGNVIIKVDELLSEVRPDAILVLGDTNSCMAVIPAKRRKIPIFHMEAGNRCFDQRVPEEINRRIVDHTADINLTYSSIAREYLLREGLPPEAVIKTGSPMFEVLNYYKEGILSSNILEKLNLLRYNYFVISAHREENIDSDKNFLKLVEVLNSIAEEYQLPVVVSTHPRTQKRIDALKIAFHSHIRLLKPMGFKDYNHLQIFSKAVLSDSGTITEESAILNFPALNIREAHERPEGMEESVVMMVGLEKERILQALEVLEFQSRGDDRIIRNVSDYSMPNVSEKVVRIILSYTDYINRTVWHKS, encoded by the coding sequence ATGAAAAAATTAAAAGTTTCCACAATCATAGGCACAAGGCCGGAAATCATCCGTCTATCGCGGGTTCTTGCAAAACTGGATCAATACTGCGATCATACGATCATTCATACCGGTCAAAATTACGACTACGAACTCAATGAGATCTTTTTCCAAGATTTGGAAATTAGAAAGCCGGATCATTTTCTAAATGCTGCGGGCGTAACGGGAGCCGCAACGATTGGAAATGTGATCATTAAAGTCGACGAGTTACTTTCTGAGGTTCGTCCGGACGCTATACTAGTTTTAGGAGATACGAACAGCTGTATGGCGGTGATTCCCGCTAAAAGAAGAAAAATACCTATTTTCCATATGGAGGCGGGAAATCGCTGTTTCGACCAACGAGTGCCGGAAGAAATCAACAGACGTATAGTCGATCATACCGCCGATATCAATCTGACTTATAGCAGTATAGCCAGAGAATATCTTTTGAGAGAAGGTCTACCACCCGAAGCCGTGATTAAGACGGGAAGTCCTATGTTTGAAGTTTTAAATTATTACAAGGAAGGGATTTTAAGTTCTAACATTTTAGAAAAACTGAATTTACTCCGGTATAATTATTTTGTAATCAGCGCGCATCGGGAAGAGAATATCGATTCGGATAAGAATTTTTTAAAGTTAGTCGAAGTTTTGAATTCAATTGCAGAAGAGTATCAACTACCGGTCGTAGTATCCACTCATCCTAGGACGCAGAAGAGAATCGATGCGTTAAAAATCGCATTTCACTCCCATATTCGTTTATTGAAACCTATGGGATTTAAAGATTATAATCACTTGCAGATTTTTTCAAAAGCGGTCCTTTCCGACAGCGGTACGATTACGGAGGAATCCGCAATCCTCAATTTTCCTGCGCTGAATATTCGGGAGGCGCATGAACGCCCGGAAGGTATGGAGGAATCGGTTGTTATGATGGTGGGTTTGGAAAAAGAAAGGATCCTACAAGCTCTCGAAGTTCTGGAATTCCAATCGCGCGGAGACGATCGAATTATAAGGAACGTTAGCGATTACAGTATGCCGAATGTCTCTGAAAAAGTGGTTCGAATCATTTTAAGTTATACGGATTATATCAATCGAACCGTATGGCATAAAAGTTAA